One region of Thunnus albacares chromosome 8, fThuAlb1.1, whole genome shotgun sequence genomic DNA includes:
- the si:dkey-29b11.3 gene encoding actin-binding Rho-activating protein-like: METENNVPAPAPAPTPAQLSDDTAVCIISVKGMKDNWQKWSSEHQEYQKHNPFSHDTRPNVVVPQKGQDDYGRPLQGSMTEQRGKDAHTHISREVQELCEVIRNIGVQRDKGGAGSSSDGKVITVEFGKLFEHYVTISNKLVGILLRARKQRLVDFEGEMLWQGKDDHVLITLLQ; the protein is encoded by the coding sequence ATGGAAACTGAAAATAACGtccctgctcctgctcctgctcccaCTCCTGCTCAGCTCAGCGACGACACTGCGGTGTGCATCATTTCTGTAAAAGGCATGAAGGATAACTGGCAGAAGTGGTCCAGTGAGCACCAGGAATACCAGAAGCACAACCCCTTCAGTCATGACACCAGGCCCAACGTAGTAGTCCCTCAGAAGGGGCAGGATGACTATGGAAGGCCTCTGCAGGGCTCCATGACGGAGCAGCGGGGAAAggatgctcacacacacatcagcagggAGGTTCAGGAGCTGTGCGAGGTGATAAGGAACATCGGAGTGCAAAGAGACAAAGGTGGGGCCGGAAGCAGCAGCGATGGGAAAGTGATCACAGTAGAATTTGGGAAACTGTTTGAGCATTATGTGACCATCTCTAATAAACTGGTGGGGATTCTTCTCCGAGCGCGAAAGCAGAGGCTGGTTGACTTTGAGGGGGAGATGCTGTGGCAGGGGAAGGATGATCATGTGCTGATCACTTTGTTGCAGTGA